A stretch of Paenibacillus peoriae DNA encodes these proteins:
- a CDS encoding TerD family protein translates to MSISLVKGQKVDLTKNNPYLSVLKVGLGWDPMKGRSMDIDASALLLNENGKLTQTKNLVYFGNKNSPCGAVVHSGDNLTGHGDGDDEVITVSLQQLPPEVHRVVFIVNIFRFFSFGRRKDFSMVNNAYIRVLDASQYEEILRYNLTEDYKGMCSIRVGEVYRYGGEWKFGAIGEGSTITSLNELVKTYE, encoded by the coding sequence TTGAGTATTAGTCTAGTTAAAGGACAGAAGGTAGACCTAACCAAAAATAATCCATACTTATCCGTGCTAAAAGTAGGCCTTGGATGGGACCCTATGAAGGGTAGAAGCATGGATATTGATGCGTCAGCGCTGCTTCTTAATGAGAACGGCAAGCTGACCCAGACGAAAAATCTAGTATATTTCGGAAACAAAAATAGCCCTTGTGGGGCCGTCGTACATAGTGGTGACAACTTAACAGGACATGGCGACGGTGATGATGAAGTCATTACCGTCTCCCTCCAGCAACTACCACCGGAAGTGCATAGAGTCGTATTTATTGTGAATATATTCCGTTTTTTCAGCTTTGGTAGACGTAAAGATTTCAGTATGGTGAACAATGCTTATATTCGAGTATTGGATGCGTCCCAATATGAAGAGATTCTCCGATACAACTTGACAGAGGACTATAAAGGGATGTGTAGTATCCGTGTAGGTGAAGTATACCGCTATGGAGGGGAGTGGAAATTCGGTGCTATTGGAGAAGGAAGCACCATTACCTCTCTGAATGAGCTTGTAAAAACGTATGAATAA
- a CDS encoding DUF1697 domain-containing protein, whose protein sequence is MIYIALLRGINVGGNNKIEMKKLKQTFEHAGMGHVTTYINSGNIIFSSQERPNQELSLILEQAILEDFSLPIRVIVRNMKEIQSIMEALPNEWANDTQMKSDVMFLWDEINDISVLDNLPLKPGIGHVIYTTGAILFSVSKEQVTKSGLTKLVGTKLYQQMTVRNVNTTRQIYKLMQMAEQEELRDTSS, encoded by the coding sequence ATGATCTATATCGCATTACTGCGGGGCATCAATGTTGGCGGCAATAACAAAATCGAGATGAAGAAGCTCAAGCAAACGTTTGAACATGCAGGTATGGGGCATGTGACGACTTACATTAATTCTGGAAACATTATTTTTTCCAGTCAGGAGCGGCCCAACCAGGAGCTATCGCTCATACTGGAACAGGCGATTCTGGAGGATTTTAGCTTACCCATCCGCGTCATCGTCCGTAATATGAAGGAGATTCAGAGCATTATGGAGGCACTGCCGAATGAATGGGCTAATGATACACAGATGAAAAGTGATGTAATGTTTCTGTGGGATGAAATTAACGATATTTCCGTTCTGGACAACCTTCCTTTAAAACCGGGAATTGGACATGTCATCTATACGACCGGAGCCATTCTGTTTTCTGTCAGCAAAGAACAAGTCACAAAAAGCGGGTTAACGAAATTAGTCGGCACCAAGCTGTATCAGCAAATGACGGTGCGGAATGTGAACACAACCCGTCAGATTTATAAGCTGATGCAAATGGCTGAACAGGAAGAACTACGGGATACGAGCTCTTGA
- a CDS encoding ADP-ribosylglycohydrolase family protein → MALIKDRFYGSLAGLAVGDALGTTVEFSSPGTFEPVTDIVGGGVFGLKPGQWTDDTSMALCLAESMVQKDSFDPADQMRRYTNWYHLGYMSSTGTCFDIGGATRAALHRFEATGEPYSGSVDPMTAGNGSIMRLAPVAMAYANRPEEAVMYAELSSRTTHGAVESVEACAVLASILVAGLRGADKESMLSADICYKWRRQEQPAYSAAIEEIIQGSYKDKEPPEIQGTGYVIRSLEAALWAFHHSTSFEEGALLAVNLGDDADTTGAVYGQIAGAYYGLSGIPNHWREKLAMKEMIDELTEALWQKADKGQTL, encoded by the coding sequence ATGGCACTGATCAAGGATCGTTTTTATGGAAGTCTCGCTGGACTGGCCGTGGGTGATGCTTTGGGAACCACTGTGGAATTCAGCAGTCCAGGTACATTTGAACCTGTAACGGATATCGTGGGCGGCGGTGTCTTTGGGTTAAAGCCGGGGCAGTGGACCGACGATACGTCTATGGCACTTTGTTTAGCCGAGAGTATGGTGCAAAAAGATAGCTTTGATCCAGCGGACCAAATGCGTCGCTACACCAATTGGTATCACCTGGGATATATGAGCAGCACGGGAACGTGCTTTGATATCGGCGGTGCGACGAGAGCAGCATTGCATCGCTTCGAGGCCACTGGAGAGCCGTACAGTGGGTCCGTTGACCCCATGACTGCTGGTAATGGCTCGATCATGAGGCTTGCACCTGTTGCCATGGCCTATGCGAACCGTCCGGAAGAGGCCGTGATGTACGCCGAACTGAGCTCGCGAACCACCCATGGAGCAGTCGAAAGTGTGGAGGCCTGTGCTGTGCTTGCTTCAATCCTTGTGGCAGGTCTGCGGGGAGCGGACAAAGAATCCATGTTATCAGCCGACATCTGCTATAAGTGGCGGCGGCAGGAACAGCCAGCTTATTCGGCAGCCATTGAAGAAATCATTCAGGGATCTTACAAGGATAAGGAGCCGCCCGAAATACAGGGAACCGGCTATGTCATTCGTTCCCTTGAGGCTGCGCTGTGGGCATTTCACCATTCGACTTCGTTTGAAGAGGGGGCACTGCTGGCCGTAAATCTGGGGGATGACGCCGATACGACCGGGGCGGTGTATGGGCAAATTGCAGGAGCTTATTACGGGCTAAGCGGTATCCCGAATCACTGGCGTGAGAAGCTGGCGATGAAGGAGATGATCGATGAGCTGACTGAGGCTTTATGGCAGAAGGCCGACAAGGGCCAGACACTTTAA
- a CDS encoding polyprenyl synthetase family protein, producing MHHMNGKFQADTGYQLAEQKALQYFASLYNQVKNKTYVTSLTEDIHIWKRNHIHSSSWLSFFSRKKRKPDTRDDYRYIQWLSYTGKLDEYLKRSVSYIYMRDLGKALDSADTQTRIQRVIADVKRYLLQPTHANRRDQAEFMNLAGVYRWSQKEGIETTVIWLINKLNSVSSHIPEEMDAEHAQRKLIKIIIGVILHVMEEMDEAVSPVERSRRLDEAIRLGYSYGLTYPFIDDLLDSQLLTVQEKEQYSHMIRTALLTGSVPELGDWTGDHMKFIRYIHSELSDAFEYIKAHQRPDTQQTFFEQSYVFFHSQDIDRDKDLKQANYTNEELYIPVILKSASSRLIVRSVISAPEDEGFEQRTFFYGIYNQLADDFADMADDMRDGAVTPYTYYLKYHHQRSDLINPFELYWAVISHLIHNVYDSDAMAREVILDRAINGLKRCKERVGAEKYNEIMEIFASGNPEFNRLIQKMVGKAEDVDFFDKLLRDQMITQLKNDSKEKEDFMNTIKTVRDQINNQLKITKPSGIEAMKEHLIDAANYSLEGDGKRIRPILTWVMGVNEYGLDASAIVPLLRSLEYMHTASLIFDDLPSQDNASTRRGRQTLHQVHNSATAELTGLYLIQKAIGEQSSLNQFNAETVLALIQYSARKAEDMCMGQAMDLDSKGKALTLEQLNMMCFYKTGVAFEACLVMPAMLAQAEESEIAALQKFAYHMGIAFQIKDDLLDVEGDTLLLGKPVGQDSDNNNSNFVSILGYKGASKEMWEHYCLAMEALKEVPRNIAFLKHLMNYIVNRDR from the coding sequence ATGCATCATATGAATGGAAAATTTCAAGCCGATACAGGATATCAGCTGGCTGAACAGAAGGCGCTTCAGTATTTTGCATCACTCTATAATCAGGTCAAGAATAAAACTTATGTGACCTCTCTTACAGAAGATATCCATATATGGAAAAGGAATCATATCCATTCTTCTTCATGGTTATCCTTCTTTTCGCGGAAAAAGAGAAAGCCGGATACCCGGGATGACTACAGATATATTCAATGGCTGAGTTACACGGGGAAGTTAGATGAATATCTGAAGCGGAGTGTCTCTTATATTTACATGAGGGATCTAGGCAAGGCTCTAGATTCTGCCGACACACAGACCCGGATTCAGCGCGTCATTGCTGACGTAAAAAGATATTTGCTTCAACCCACCCATGCTAACAGGAGAGATCAAGCGGAGTTTATGAATTTAGCCGGGGTGTATCGGTGGTCTCAAAAGGAAGGGATCGAAACTACTGTAATCTGGCTAATCAACAAGCTTAACTCTGTATCTTCTCATATTCCTGAGGAAATGGATGCAGAGCACGCCCAGCGCAAACTGATTAAAATCATCATTGGGGTTATTCTGCATGTGATGGAAGAAATGGACGAAGCCGTGTCACCTGTTGAACGTTCGCGCAGGCTGGATGAAGCCATCAGGCTTGGGTATTCCTATGGGCTGACCTATCCTTTTATTGATGATCTTCTCGATTCTCAGCTGTTGACCGTTCAAGAGAAAGAACAATATTCCCATATGATACGTACCGCGCTTCTTACCGGATCTGTGCCAGAACTGGGCGACTGGACCGGCGATCATATGAAGTTCATTCGCTATATCCATTCGGAGCTCTCGGATGCTTTTGAGTATATTAAGGCACATCAGCGGCCAGACACACAGCAAACCTTTTTCGAGCAGTCCTATGTTTTCTTTCATTCTCAAGATATCGACCGGGATAAGGATCTAAAACAAGCTAATTACACCAATGAAGAGCTTTATATACCCGTTATTTTAAAATCTGCTTCTTCCCGCCTGATTGTCCGTTCCGTGATTAGCGCTCCTGAGGATGAAGGGTTTGAGCAACGAACATTCTTTTATGGTATCTATAACCAGCTTGCTGATGATTTTGCAGATATGGCCGACGATATGAGGGACGGTGCGGTAACACCCTATACCTATTATTTAAAATATCATCATCAAAGATCGGATTTGATCAATCCCTTCGAACTATACTGGGCGGTCATTTCTCACTTGATTCATAACGTGTATGACTCGGATGCTATGGCTCGTGAAGTGATACTGGACCGTGCAATAAATGGACTCAAACGTTGTAAAGAACGGGTAGGTGCAGAAAAGTACAATGAAATAATGGAGATTTTTGCATCCGGAAATCCGGAATTTAATCGTCTCATCCAGAAGATGGTGGGTAAAGCGGAGGATGTAGATTTCTTCGATAAGCTGCTTCGGGATCAGATGATTACTCAACTGAAAAATGATTCGAAGGAAAAAGAAGACTTTATGAATACGATCAAAACCGTCCGTGATCAGATTAACAACCAATTGAAAATTACCAAGCCTTCTGGGATCGAGGCCATGAAAGAACATCTTATTGATGCTGCCAATTATAGTCTTGAGGGGGATGGGAAAAGGATACGTCCTATATTGACCTGGGTCATGGGTGTGAATGAATATGGCTTAGACGCTTCGGCAATCGTGCCTCTTCTAAGATCATTGGAATATATGCATACAGCCTCCCTGATTTTTGATGATTTGCCTTCCCAGGATAACGCGTCTACCCGTAGAGGGCGTCAGACATTACATCAGGTGCACAATAGCGCTACTGCGGAATTAACCGGACTATATCTGATCCAGAAGGCCATCGGGGAGCAATCGTCACTGAACCAGTTCAATGCTGAGACTGTGCTTGCCTTGATCCAATACTCGGCTCGTAAGGCAGAGGATATGTGTATGGGGCAGGCGATGGATCTGGATTCCAAAGGAAAGGCTTTGACCTTGGAACAGCTGAATATGATGTGCTTTTACAAAACAGGAGTGGCGTTCGAGGCTTGTCTCGTTATGCCAGCCATGCTCGCACAGGCCGAGGAATCAGAGATTGCTGCTTTGCAGAAATTTGCCTATCATATGGGGATTGCTTTTCAGATTAAAGATGATTTGCTTGATGTGGAAGGAGATACGCTGTTACTTGGAAAACCTGTGGGCCAGGATTCGGATAACAATAACTCGAATTTCGTGTCCATCCTTGGTTACAAAGGTGCCAGTAAAGAAATGTGGGAGCACTACTGCCTTGCCATGGAAGCATTAAAAGAGGTGCCACGCAATATCGCTTTTCTGAAGCATCTAATGAATTATATTGTGAACCGGGATCGTTAA